The Methanosarcina barkeri str. Wiesmoor DNA segment ATAGTTTTTCCAAAAACGATGGGTGTGAAGCAGGAGGAATCCTATGCACCTTGACCCCTGGAAGCGAGATCCTCTGCATATCAACGCCAATGACGGTATGTCCTTTTTCTAAAAGGAGTAATGCAACATTACGACCGGCTGGGCCTCCAATACCAGTCACCATAATCTTTACCATAAATAATCCTTCTTGTCCAATCTATGATGGGTCCTTTTAAATTTATGATTGTTTATGTCATATGATCACAGATACAATTAAATTTGTAAATTAATCCGAATCGCCTCAAAGCCTTCTGCTTCTTCCAATTTTGCTTGAGCACCTCGGAAGATGGCTTTTCCATAAACCTGCTTTGGCTGTACATATTTCTTTTTGTTTTGATCTTTATGTTCCTGGATACTTTCTATTTTAATATCTATATACTGTTTGATATTTATAAAAACATTTGGTTGGAAGTCCTGGGTAGTAGAAGGGCTTTCATAGCATAATATAGTACTCAGATTGCGGCAAGCACGCAGTGTTGCATCGTGAACCGCTCTATGATCCTGATGTATATCGTGAATTGAGTGTGTAAATACCATATCCGGTTTCAACTCGTTTACGATTATTTCGATTTGTTTGCTAATCTCCAAGATGAACTGATCCAGTCTAGTATCAGGAAAATCCATAATTTCGACCTTATTTATGCCTAAGAATTCAGCGCCTTTCGTTGCTTCTATAAGCCTAGATGAACTATTACCCCCACGTTCCCCTTTGCTTACGATCAAGCTCATTATAGTGTGCCCTGCATCGGAAAGCTCTGCGATAGATCCTCCACAGGCGATCTCTATGTCATCTGGATGAGCTCCAAGCACCAAAATTTTCCTCGGTTTTGGACTCGGTTCAACTATCAATTTCATCCACACAATTCCTATCAGGAGTGTACTCTGTCCTATGATGCCCAGGCAATCAGCAACTAACTGGTACCATATAGTTGAATCTGGGTTTATTAGGCAGAATAATTGAAGGGTAGCTGAAAAGATATTGCTGATTAATACGATCCAAAAAATGATTCTAGACCTACGGACCGTTCTCCTCAACGGCAGCTTTTTCGTTAAAATGAATATAATTACTATAGTGAAAATTATGTAATTAATTAGATGTATAACTTCTGCCAAGTCAAACATATGCGCCCTCGAACTTCAATCTTATCTCTTGGTTGGGTTCCAATCTTTTAGAGCACTCTCTAAAATTTGGTGGTTTACTAATAATCAGTTGATATTTTCCAGAAGATACACACATTCGCATTCCGCTCTCTATTTTTTTTCATATACACTCAATTTTCCTGTATGTAGGCAAGCTTAAAAAACAAATGAAATTAAACAAATAGGACTTATGCTATTCATTTTTCAGTTCAACTGCTTATGTCCTAAAGCAAAGATGCTCTAAGACAAAATATCAATCATCCAATAACCCATATTAGACATAAATGGAAAATCTTAGAAATACAGTAGTTTTCCTATAAAACTACTGTATTTTCCCCCTTTATCTTAACATATATTTCTTAATAATAGTTTCATCCAACCAATAATACAGTAGTTTTAAGTAAATAACTTTACTATAAACTATCTAAATTTATAAATTAAATTAAAATTTTTTGACTGATGATGTAATTTAAATAGTCACAGTTCATGACTCTCATATTCGGCAGGTCGACATAAAAATCCATTTAATTTTTCTATTGATATCGTTTTTTTTTCAAAACTTTTACAATTTTATTTAAATCAGAAATTACTAATTGTTAACTATAACATAATTAATATATATTTATAATAAATGGGAAAAATGACAAATAAAATTATATGTATGATCTGCATGATATTGATTTAGAACTGCACCTACAAAAAAGAACAATCATGAATATTTAAATGTTAAAATGTGCTTGCTGCCAAATGTAGGATTTTTAGAGATATCAAATATTTAAAAGTAAAATTTAAATATAATATATTCTATACTGTTATAAAAGTTCTGTAAAATCACAAGTGGAACTAAACTGAGAAAACGCAGAAGGTTTCAATAAACCTCTATGTATACTCAAATATTCTTAAAAATTTACTGCTAGAATTAGCATAAATAAGACTAAAGTGGATAGATTTTATGAAAATCGATGTAGAAAATGGTAATTATGGCCTACGAAGTGGATTTGCAAACAGGTTACGCAGCATAATAAATATTTATTGTGCACTATAAAGAGACTAATATCAAATGGTTTTAATACAGTTATTTTCTTAACAATACTGTATTTTTACATTGATATTTCATTTCAATGACAAAAATACCTAAGAATATATCGAATAACCAGTAGTTTTATAGGAAAACTACTACATTTATCTACAAGATCATACAAAACCAATATCAGATAAGTAGATTAAGTTATGTAAGACAACAACTTTATAATCTCACATCTCATCAAACTATGACTTCTTTAGTTGTTGTCTTCTTAAATCTTAGTTAGTATCCTTTTTCCGTATGTATTCCAAACCTAAAATTTGACTTTGAATTTATAGAAAATTAGAAACAATTCCTACAAATATAACTCATGCAGTTTATTGAAGGGCAAATATTAGAAAATTTTAGACTAGCTAGACTATTATTCATCTTAGCTATCTGTTCTAAGAATACCCCATTCCATTAATCTTTTTTTGATCTGGTGCATCTCTATATCTGTAAAGCTGAGTCCTTGATAATGATAAAGAGATGTCTGAGGATCGTGTCCCTGTCTTTGGTAAACTTTAAAAGGCGGTACTCCTGAACTTAGCATCCAAGATTCAATACTTTTTCTTGTAGTTTTTGCTGAGATTCCAAATGGATTAAAATCAGTTTTAACAGCCCATCTTTTAAGGTCTTGGTTCCAGGTGTCAATATCTGGAGGAGCGGGCCAGTTAAAAAATTGATCAAGAATATAGGGAAAAGTTGAGGGTAACAAATCAATGGTTCTCTCCTTCGCTTTTCGTTTCACTTTCTTCTGTGCATCTTCATTAAGACGAATTTGGTTCCTGCTCTCAGAGTACCATTCAGGATGATCATATAGCCTTTGAATTTCAGCATACCTCATGCCAGTTATTGTTGATAGCTCAAAAAGAGTTTTATGTCTCTTTTTTGGAATTCCTGCCTTAAACTTATCATATTCTACAGGAACAAAGATACGGATTCCATTTACATAAATGGCTTCTTTGTCCCTTGTAAATCCTGAAACCGGATACTTTTCTTTCATTTATTATTATACAGTTGTTTTTCATAAAAATACTTTATTATTGTTTGACTAAAATTTGTATCGGTGAACATCTGTTGAGATAATATGAAAAATACAGTATTTTGATAATAACTACTGCATTTAATTATTAATATTATGTTAAGACATTGAGAGGAAAACCAATAAGTACTAACACCTATTAAAGTGAGATCACAGTAAATGGAAGTACTGTAAATGTTCAATATTATTTAAACTGTTTACCTACATCTTCACTTGTCTTATTTGGAAATTCTTTCATTTTGGAACTCTTGTAAGTTTTATAAATCTATTTATAAAATAGGACTTACGCAGTTGGACTGAAGATCAATAGCATCAGACCATTTGCTGGTTAAAATACGACTTTGATCCGCAGGCTTTGTCGTAATGGGTTCTGTTCCTCAAGTGCGTAAGTCCTATAAAATATAAACTATGGTATTTTTCGTCATCCAGAGACATTGAGAAAACTGTCTAAGTGTTTCTTATGCTTTTTTGATATTGGATGAGTTTATTAAAGGAAACAAGCGTATTCTCTGATAGGATGTAACATTTGGATTTGTATAGCAGTATACGAATATTTTATGTCAAAAGGTTCGTATTCCAAAATATCCTGAAAAATTAGGTTTTTACAACTGAACCAAAAAAAGTTTAACTCCTGTGAAAGGAGCTTATAATCACATCTACTGGTCTGCCATTACTTGGTGGTACACCAATGCTGCAACCAAAGATTTATCATTATTATTATGGGTAAAAATGGCAGAGAACATACCAAGTCAACTAATGATGCTTATCCAGTTCAAAGGGATGGGATTAATGTTGAGAAATAGCAAGATTGGCAGCAGTATGATTGATATCAACTGTAGCAAAGGTATGATAATCATTGATGTTATGTTAATTGGCAAATAGAAGGCAAAAAACTAAAAATTTTAAGGCTAAAAATTTGGGAAACTTTCAAAAATACATATTTAAGTTATCAGAGAGTTTTTCAGGAAAATCGCTTATCGTTTTTATTTTTCCGAATAATTACATGAACTACCTTCTTTTTTCTCAAGGGCCTGCAGGTATTCGAGGACTGCGAGGACGTAGGTTGAGTGGGACCAGGCCAGGGGGAGGACAGATACAGGGTTACCTCTATCATCGATCTGTTCGGATAGGAGGCCGGTGGGGTGAGCGTGAGCTGCGCACCATTTTAGGAGTTCGAGAGCTCGGTCAAGGTTGCCAACTGCGGAATGCCACTGTGAGAGCCAGAGAGTGCAGAGAATCCAGCTGTTCATATAGCCAAAATAAGTATCGTGAAGGTACCTGGCAATCCCGCCTGAAGGGCGCTTAAGCTCGCGTTCAATAGCTTCCATTGTCCGGACGACCCTGGGGTCATCTGGGGGAAGAATCCCGAAGTACCAGACTGCAAAGACTGAGGAATCAAGTGTAGGGTCGTCAAGAGAACGGCGGAAACGTTTTAGTCGCTTATCGTAAAGTCTCTCCAGAATAGACTTCCGAATAAGGTCTGCAGCTTCCTTCCAGACATTTGCATTGTCATAATCGCCAAGAGAACGGGAGAGTTCATAGGCTCCGTTGAGGCCTGCATAGACCGTACACGCGCTGTAGGTGTGT contains these protein-coding regions:
- a CDS encoding PIG-L deacetylase family protein, coding for MIVEPSPKPRKILVLGAHPDDIEIACGGSIAELSDAGHTIMSLIVSKGERGGNSSSRLIEATKGAEFLGINKVEIMDFPDTRLDQFILEISKQIEIIVNELKPDMVFTHSIHDIHQDHRAVHDATLRACRNLSTILCYESPSTTQDFQPNVFINIKQYIDIKIESIQEHKDQNKKKYVQPKQVYGKAIFRGAQAKLEEAEGFEAIRINLQI
- a CDS encoding integrase, whose protein sequence is MKEKYPVSGFTRDKEAIYVNGIRIFVPVEYDKFKAGIPKKRHKTLFELSTITGMRYAEIQRLYDHPEWYSESRNQIRLNEDAQKKVKRKAKERTIDLLPSTFPYILDQFFNWPAPPDIDTWNQDLKRWAVKTDFNPFGISAKTTRKSIESWMLSSGVPPFKVYQRQGHDPQTSLYHYQGLSFTDIEMHQIKKRLMEWGILRTDS